CACAAAAACTGGCAAAGATCGACCGAGGCCCTATCCTGGAATACGTCGATGAAAGTCCGGCCATTGTAGGTGGTTTGAGCACTCTGTATCTCAGCATCGACTATCCCAAAATAGCCCGCGATCAAGGTATTCAGGGGCTAACCGTGCTCATGTTTGTAGTTGAAAAAGATGGCTCAACGCGCGACGTTGAAGTATTCAAGCCCCTGCATCCTGCGCTTGATTCTGCTGCTGTAGCAGCTGTGAGAAAGACCCTGTTTAAGCCGGGCCGACAAGATGGGAAAATTGTACGCGTAAAAATGCGGCTACCTATTCGCTTCAAGTTGATCAAACAGGAAGATGCTGCAAAAATAGATACGCTCGAATTGCCTGTTCAAAACCCGTAAAAGTGGCTAGCGAGAACTCTCAGGTGGCCCTGATCCTTCTGGCCTGTAGTTCCTGTCTTTGGTCAGGATAATACGGTCGATATAAAAGCCATCTTCCCGCATCCAAACGTTGAGTTCCTTCATGCCGGCTGAAGGGACGTCGATTCGCGCGGCGTCATCGCTATCCTGCCGCTGCTGGGTCCATACCCACGTGCGGTATGTATCTGTACCAATGTAAGAGCTCGATCGATTTGCAGCCCCATTGATGCCCAGATGTACCGAGTTGCTGTTGTTATTGTCAGCCCATACCCGCATCCAGATATAATATCGGCCAGGGTCTTCGAAATAAACCGGATAGGTAACTTCAGGACTTCTTTTATTGTATCGAGATCTAATTCTGACACCCCTGTCTGGCGAGACAACAATAGCTCCTTGCCCGGTATATCCAGAGCGGTCGCGCTG
This Bacteroidota bacterium DNA region includes the following protein-coding sequences:
- a CDS encoding energy transducer TonB, which produces MNQNRDTENFWARIHRQGLRPADSDLLGSSAIRTSLGWVLSLAILVLVANLPIYPRQLSIGWLQTWPERQIELVPAPSDRGDDNASSSPVTAFTQPAKIEYPLPDVKEKKKAVELPPAEEIIRPQKLAKIDRGPILEYVDESPAIVGGLSTLYLSIDYPKIARDQGIQGLTVLMFVVEKDGSTRDVEVFKPLHPALDSAAVAAVRKTLFKPGRQDGKIVRVKMRLPIRFKLIKQEDAAKIDTLELPVQNP